One Brassica napus cultivar Da-Ae chromosome C4, Da-Ae, whole genome shotgun sequence genomic region harbors:
- the LOC106446264 gene encoding homeobox protein BEL1 homolog, which yields MASDQFHGHNHHQQHQHQMINQIHGFDERSNNPTDHQQHHYNHQIFGSNSNMGMMIDFSRHHQTEITSGMDHHHYHHQTSGSTVQNQLLEDSSSSMRLCNVNNNFSSEVNDERPTQRPSQGLSLSLSSSNPTSISLQSFDLRHQQQGYSGKSTDHQNLPHSQMMMLMNSHHQNNSSNHHQFQIGSSKYLSAAQELLSEFCSLGVKESDDEVMMKHKRKQKGKQQEDWDASNNNNDQHDQSATTSSKKHVPPLHSLEFMELQKRKAKLLAMLEELKRRYGHYREQMRLATAAFEAAVGVGAAEMYTALASRAMSRHFRCLKDGLVGQIQAMSQALGERDEDNRGVSIAARGETPRLRLLDQALRQQKSYRQMSLVEAHPWRPQRGLPERAVTALRAWLFEHFLHPYPSDVDKHILARQSGLSRSQVSNWFINARVRLWKPMIEEMYCEETRGEEEQQMEITNPMFMDTKPDPNQIMRVEPESLSSVVTKTGHKDNSNLGTASFGSTFDFSLYSNQAVTYTGEGGAREVSLTLGLQNGGVSLALSPVTAQGGPLYYGRDHMDGSVQYTSSILDDDQAQNLPYMNLMGAQSLHDMV from the exons ATGGCAAGTGATCAGTTCCATGGTCATAACCATCACCAACAACATCAGCATCAAATGATTAATCAGATCCATGGGTTTGATGAGAGAAGCAATAATCCAACCGATCATCAACAACATCATTATAATCATCAGATCTTTGGCTCAAACTCCAACATGGGAATGATGATAGACTTTTCTAGGCATCATCAGACTGAGATCACAAGTGGAATGGATCATCATCACTATCATCACCAGACAAGTGGTAGTACTGTTCAGAATCAGCTTTTAGAAGACTCTTCTTCCTCCATGAGACTATGCAATGTTAATAATAATTTCTCAAGTGAAGTAAATGATGAGAGACCAACACAAAGACCAAGCCAaggtctttctctttctctctcctcctcaAATCCTACAAGCATCAGTCTCCAATCCTTCGACCTCAGACACCAACAACAAGGGTATTCGGGTAAATCAACGGATCATCAGAATCTCCCACACAGCCagatgatgatgttgatgaATAGTCACCACCAAAACAACAGCAGCAATCATCATCAGTTTCAGATTGGGAGTTCCAAGTATTTGAGCGCAGCTCAAGAGCTACTGAGTGAGTTTTGCAGTCTAGGAGTAAAGGAAAGTGATGATGAAGTGATGATGAAGCATAAGAGGAAGCAGAAAGGCAAACAACAAGAAGATTGGGACGCAAGTAACAACAACAATGATCAACACGACCAATCTGCCACAACTTCTTCAAAGAAACATGTTCCACCACTTCACTCTCTTGAGTTCATGGAGCTTCAGAAAAGAAAAGCCAAATTGCTCGCCATGCTTGAAGAg CTTAAAAGAAGATATGGACATTACCGAGAGCAAATGAGACTGGCGACAGCAGCGTTTGAGGCGGCGGTTGGGGTAGGAGCGGCGGAGATGTACACGGCGTTAGCGTCGAGGGCAATGTCTAGGCATTTCCGGTGTTTAAAAGACGGACTTGTGGGACAGATTCAAGCAATGAGTCAAGCTTTAGGAGAAAGAGATGAGGATAATCGTGGGGTCTCAATTGCGGCACGAGGGGAAACCCCACGGCTGAGGTTGCTTGATCAAGCTCTAAGGCAACAGAAATCGTATCGACAAATGAGTCTCGTGGAAGCTCATCCTTGGCGTCCACAACGTGGTTTGCCTGAACGCGCGGTGACGGCGTTAAGAGCTTGGCTCTTTGAGCACTTTCTTCACCC aTATCCAAGTGATGTTGATAAGCATATATTGGCCCGACAGTCTGGTTTATCAAGAAGTCAG GTATCGAATTGGTTCATTAATGCAAGAGTTAGGCTATGGAAACCAATGATTGAAGAGATGTATTGCGAGGAAacaagaggagaagaagaacaacaaatgGAGATTACAAACCCTATGTTCATGGATACTAAACCGGATCCAAACCAGATAATGCGAGTCGAACCGGAATCTTTATCTTCCGTAGTTACAAAAACTGGCCACAAAGACAACTCCAACCTAGGAACGGCTTCATTTGGGTCAACGTTTGACTTTTCATTATACAGTAACCAAGCTGTCACGTACACTGGCGAAGGAGGGGCACGTGAGGTGTCGTTGACGCTTGGGTTACAAAACGGTGGTGTGAGTTTAGCGTTATCTCCAGTGACGGCTCAAGGGGGGCCTCTTTACTACGGTAGAGACCACATGGACGGATCGGTGCAATATACATCGTCGATCTTGGATGATGATCAAGCTCAGAATCTGCCTTACATGAATTTGATGGGAGCTCAATCACTTCACGATATGGTTTGA